A segment of the Burkholderia sp. PAMC 26561 genome:
GTCGCGCCATCTGGCGCATCGTCTGTCGGGGCGCGCGTTGCTCACGCTCGGCTTGCTGCTGGTTTGCATCGGACTGTGCTTTTTCGCGGCAGTAGCGACAATGGTTGAGTACTGGCCGCTTGTTGCCGGCATGCTGGTCGTCGGGACGGGCGCAGGCTTGCTCAATGGCGAAACGACCAAAGTCGGCATGACGGTGATTCCGAAGGAGCGTTCCGGGATGGCGTCGGGTGTATCGGGCACGACGCGCTTCACCGGACTTGTGATCGGCATCGCCGCACTCGGCGTTGTGCTTTACGCTCGTATTCATGGCATTGTCGCCCAGGCGTTGCCGTCGATCGATGCGGCCGCGCGCCTGCGTCTCGTACAGGACATCACTGCTGGTCGCCTGGCCAGCGTAGCACTGCCGGGAATCGACGCAGCGACGTTGCACACGTTGGCCGTCAACAGCTTCGCAGGGGGTTATCAGGCGCTGTTTCTGTGTGCGGCAGCGTTCATGGCAGTGGCAACGTGGCTCACGTGGAAGCTGGTCAATCCGGCTGAAACGCCGCCCATCGGCATCGCTGCCGGACAAAGCAAGTAGACACTCCGGCATTGCGGCCAACGGGAATGCTTTCACCTCGCAGACGAGTCACGCATAGCTGAGTCACGCATAGCTCGCAAGAAACATGTCGGCGGCAGACTCCGCTACCCGCCTTTGCTCATCCACGCTGAGCGGCGGTTGCCCCATCGTCACCTGGGGCCAGAACGCAAACGCTTTTACGAGACCCTGCAACTGCTGTGAAGCGAAAGCCGGGTCCGGCGTGTTCAGGCGGCCATCCTCAGCAGCCGCGCGAATCCAGCACGTCAGGTCTTCCTCGCGCTCACCCATGCGCGCCACCATATCGCGCGCGCGTTCCGGCGAATGAATGCCCGCCGCGATCGCAACGCGGGCGAGGGACAAGAACGCCTCATCATTCAAAAGGCTCAGCTTCTTCAGAAGAAGCTGCAGAAGTTGCCCGCGTAATGGATGCCCGGAGGAATACACGGGCGCTTGATCTGTGTCACTTGACTCCCACAACTGCCGCAGGATCGCCGCGAACAACGCTTCCTTGCTTGGGAAATGGTTGTAGACCGTACGCTTGGAGACGCACGCACGCGCCGCAACGCGATCCATGCTGGTCGCATCGAAGCCCGCCGCCAGAAATTCCTGGATTGCCGCGTCGATGATCGCGGCACGCTTGCGGTCGGTAAGACGTAAGGAGGTATCAACGATATTCATTGGCAAATTTTACACCAGGTAGTTTACTTTTCTTGAAAACAAACTACACTGGGCAGTCTACTTCGCATATCGAGGCGCATAGATGGCATCGTTCACCGGTTCAATTCGCCGCACCCTGGGCCTGACAGCGGCGCAACGCGGGCGTGGTCTGTTCAGCGCCTCTACCCAGCACGACGGGACCCGCTTTCGCAACGTCAAGCCGCGTCCGGTCGAGGGAATCCGCAAGACCGCAAGCATCATCTGGAACATCATCTTTCACAAACCGGACGGTACGCGACCGGCACACAGACTTCCCGTCGATGCGCTGTCGCGCGAGCAGCTCGACGCAGCGCCCGATCGGAGTTTGTATCGGCTGGGACATTCGACCATGCTGCTCAAGCTTCGTGGTCAGTTCTGGCTGACCGACCCCGTCTTCGCAGATCGTGCGTCGCCCTTCAGGCGGTTCGGCCCGAAGCGCTTTCATGCGCCACCCATCTCGCTCGAAGATCTGCCTGCGCTTCGCGGTGTGATCCTGTCGCATGACCACTACGACCACCTGGACCGCGAAACGGTACTGGCGCTCGCGGCCAAGACCGCGGTGTTTCTGACGCCGCTGGGCGTGGGTGATCGCCTGGTCGAATGGGGTATCGACGCATCGAAAGTACGCCAGTTCGACTGGTGGCAAGGTACCGAGATCGAAGGCTTGCAATTTACGGCCACACCGGCGCAACATTTTTCGGGCCGCAGTCTGTTCGACGGCAACAGCACCTTATGGGCCTCGTGGGTCATCGTCGATGACGGTTTGCGTCTGTTCTTCAGCGGCGATACCGGCTACTTCGACGGGTTCAAGACCATTGGCGAACGACTCGGTCCGTTTGACGTAACCATGCTCGAAACGGGCGCTTACGACGCCCAATGGCCGTATGTCCACATGCAGCCTGAAGAAACCGTACAGGCGCACGTCGATCTGCAAGGACGATGGCTCGTGCCGGTTCATAACGGCACGTTCGATCTGGCGATGCATCGCTGGCAGGAACCCTACGAGCGCGCGGTCGCACTTGCCGCCGCGCGTGGCATTCCTCTCGCGACGCCGCGCATGGGAGAGCGGCTGGACCTGACGACGCCGCATCACGGTGAGCGGTGGTGGCGAGATGTTGCTGACGTTGCGCACGTGTCGACGGCTCCGCGCCGCTGGTTTTCGTGCGGGCGCACTCGGCAAACCAATCCGTGACACCGTTGCAGCGCCCGCTCTTGCCCGGCTCGCCTCAACGGCCGCTCTCAACCAGCGCGGAACCGTCGCTCTCGAGAGGCTTCGCCGTGCGATCCCAAGGCGGCTCCTCGCCGAACGTTTCGGCCAGGTAATCCACAAAGCGGCGCACCTTGAGCGGTATGCGCTGCGCGCTGGGATAAACCGCCTGGATCGTCAGATTGGCCGTGCGATACGCCGGCAGCAGCGCGACGAGTTCGCCGCGCCGGAGGTGCTCGCCGAACACGAATGTCGGACCGTACGCAATACCGGCGCCGGCGAGGGCAGCAGCGAGAAGCATTTGCGTGTTGTTGGCTGTCATCCGGCTTGGTCCGTCGATGACGTGCGCGCGGTTTTTTGCGTCGAACAATGTCCAGTCGCCGGCCGATACAGCTTCACTGAAAGCAAGTCGTTGCGCACGCATCAAGTCGGCAGGCTTGCGCGGCGTTCCATGGCGCTTCAGGTAGGCGGGAGACGCACACACGATCATGCGGCACGGCGCAAGCCGGCGCGTAACAA
Coding sequences within it:
- a CDS encoding TetR/AcrR family transcriptional regulator, which gives rise to MNIVDTSLRLTDRKRAAIIDAAIQEFLAAGFDATSMDRVAARACVSKRTVYNHFPSKEALFAAILRQLWESSDTDQAPVYSSGHPLRGQLLQLLLKKLSLLNDEAFLSLARVAIAAGIHSPERARDMVARMGEREEDLTCWIRAAAEDGRLNTPDPAFASQQLQGLVKAFAFWPQVTMGQPPLSVDEQRRVAESAADMFLASYA
- a CDS encoding MBL fold metallo-hydrolase, whose translation is MASFTGSIRRTLGLTAAQRGRGLFSASTQHDGTRFRNVKPRPVEGIRKTASIIWNIIFHKPDGTRPAHRLPVDALSREQLDAAPDRSLYRLGHSTMLLKLRGQFWLTDPVFADRASPFRRFGPKRFHAPPISLEDLPALRGVILSHDHYDHLDRETVLALAAKTAVFLTPLGVGDRLVEWGIDASKVRQFDWWQGTEIEGLQFTATPAQHFSGRSLFDGNSTLWASWVIVDDGLRLFFSGDTGYFDGFKTIGERLGPFDVTMLETGAYDAQWPYVHMQPEETVQAHVDLQGRWLVPVHNGTFDLAMHRWQEPYERAVALAAARGIPLATPRMGERLDLTTPHHGERWWRDVADVAHVSTAPRRWFSCGRTRQTNP
- a CDS encoding LysR family transcriptional regulator — its product is MDRLTSLGVFVAAVEEGSFAAAARRFGLSAAMAGKHVSALESELNARLLQRTTRRLSLTDTGQTYYERCKRILEAFDEARREASDSQGTARGLLRVAAPVTFGAMHLGEVVARYLDDHPHVNVEVLLGDRYVDLIDAGVDVAIRIGRLEDPRLVTRRLAPCRMIVCASPAYLKRHGTPRKPADLMRAQRLAFSEAVSAGDWTLFDAKNRAHVIDGPSRMTANNTQMLLAAALAGAGIAYGPTFVFGEHLRRGELVALLPAYRTANLTIQAVYPSAQRIPLKVRRFVDYLAETFGEEPPWDRTAKPLESDGSALVESGR